The genomic DNA CGTAGTGGTTGAACTCCTCGACCCCGAAGTAGATCTTCAGGTTCCCGATCATGTGGGCGACCAGGTAGAGCAGCATGACGAGACCGCTGACCGCCATCACTGTCTTCTTGCCGACGGTCGAGTCCCACACGGTGCGCGCCAGGGACGGCCGTCGGTCCGTCCGCGTTGCCAGAGCCATGTCACAGGACGTTACGGGCCCCGCACCTCATCGGTCCAAGACATGGAATGCCTGGTTTCCATAGGGCTTGGCTATCGACGTCGTATGCTCGCGGTATGCAGTTGCAACAGCTCCAGTACTTCGTGGCGGTCGCCGAGACCCGGCACTTCACCCGGGCCGCCGAGGTGGTCCACGTGGCGCAGCCCTCGCTGTCGCAGCAGATCAAGGCACTGGAGCGGGAGCTGGGCGCCGACCTGTTCCTGCGGGCGCGGGGGAACATCACCCTCACCGACGCCGGGGAGGCGCTGCTGCCGCTGGCCCGGCGCATCCTGGCCGACGCGGACACCGCCCGGCACGAGGTGCTGGAGCTGGCGCAGCTGCGCCGGGGCCGGATCAGGCTGGGCGCCACCCCGAGCCTGTGCACCGGCCTGCTCCCGGACGTGCTGCGCGCCTTCCACGACCGCTACCCCGGCATCCAGCTGCTGATCGAGGAGGGCGGCTCGCACGACCTGGTGCGGGAGCTGGCGCGCGGCGCGCTGGACCTCGCCCTGGTCGTACTGCCGCTGCCCACCGCCTCACCGGCACTGACCACGGTGGAGCTGCTGCGGGAGGACCTGGTGGTGGTGTCCTCCCCGGAGTCGCCCCCGCCGGGCGGCGGGCGCCGTGCCGTGCGCATCACCGACCTGGAGGGCGAGCGTCTGGTGATGTTCCGGCACGGCTACGACCTGCGGGAGCTGACCGTGGCCGCGTGCCGCTCGGCCGGGTTCGAACCGGACTTCGCCGTGGAGGGCGGGGAGATGGACGCGGTGCTGGGCTTCGTGCGGGCCGGGCTCGGCATGGCGGTCGTCCCGCGGATGGTGGCCGCCCGCTCCGGTCGCGGGCTGCGGGTGACCCCGCTGGCCCGGCCGGGCCTGTACCGGACGATCGCCCTGGCCCACCGCAGCGACGTGGCTCCGCCGCGGGCGGCGCGGGAGCTGCAGCGGATGCTCCTGGAGCGGTGACGGACCCGGCCCGTCAGGCGAGCGTGGCCGGCCTGAGGACCTCCTCGCACCAGCGGCGGAAGCTCGTGGGCGCGGTGTCCGGGGTGCTGGGCTCGACCGCGCCGTAGAAGCCCTGGGCGTCCATCGCCGAGGCCATGTCGGCCAGCCCCTGGGCCCCGCTCTCACTGGCCCCGAACCGCAGGGCGGACGCCCTGTACGCCTCCGGGGTGGTCTCCCGTACCCGTACCGGGCGGCCCAGCACGTCGGACAGCACCTTGGCCATGCCCTCCGGGGTGAGGTCGTCGGGGCCGACGAGCGGGACGTCGGCGCGGCCGGTCCAGGAGTCGTCGAGGAGCAGACGGGCGGCCGTGGCGGCGATGTCGGCGGTGGCGCAGGTCCGCAGGACGCGGTCGGCGGCGTACGCCATGCGGAACTCGCCCGTGTCGCGCAGGGCGGCCGCCTGCCCGAGCAGGTTCTCCATCAGGAAGGGTGGGCACAGCGCCCGGTAGTGCACACCGGTGGCCGCGATCCGGTCGTCCATGGCGAGCGAGGCGGAGACCGGTCCGGCGTCCTTCGCCACGCCGCGGCCCAGGCTGGAGACGGCGACGACCCGTGCCACGCCCTGCCGGGCGACCACCTCGCACAGCGGCAGTGTGAAGTCGCGGAAGTGGCCCTCGACGCTGTCGGCGCCGGGCGCGGGCGGCACCAGCCAGAACACCTGGTCGGCGCCCTCGCAGGCCGCGCCGAGGATCTCGGGGTCGGCGTGCGAGCCCTGGAACACCCGGGCCCGCTCCCGGGCCCGTGCGGTGAGCCGGGCGGGGTCGCGGGCGACGACGCGCAGGGCGGTCCCGTCGTTCCGGGCGGCGAGGCCGTCCAGGACGTTGTCGAGGACCTGTCGGCCGATTCCGCCGGTCGGGGTGGTGATGACGATCACGAGCACAACTCCGGTTCGGGGAGGGGGAAGAGGGTCGGTGCGGCCGGGGCGGCAAGGCGGTCTCCTTCGCTCTCCGGCGCTCTCCCATCCTGTTCGCCGGGCGCCTGGAACTGAAGGATCGACCGGATCCCGCTTGTTACCCTGAAGGCAATACCGGGCGGCACCGGAGGAGGCGGAGCATGGAGTCGCGTTCCCTGCGCTACTTCGTGGCGGTCGCCGAGGAACTCAACTTCGCGCGCGCCGCCGAGCGGCTCGGCATCTCTCCGCCACCCCTGTCCAGGGCCATCCGCCGCCTGGAGACGGAGCTGGGGGTCACCCTGTTCGAGCGGACCACCCACAGTGTCACCCGGACCCCGGCCGGGGACGTCCTGCTCGCCGAGGCACGCGTCGCGCTGGACGCCCTGGAGGCCGCCGGGCGGCGGGCCAGGCGGGCGGCCGAGGGGCCGAAGCTGGTGCTGGCCGTGAAGGCCGACGGGGACGCGGGGCTGCTGGAGCCGGTCCTGGCGCGCTACGCCCGCGAGCCCGGGTCCGTGCCGGTCACCGTCCGGCTGTGCGGGTGGCAGGAGCAGCCGCGGCTGCTGCGCGCCGGCGAGGCGGACGTCGCCCTGGTCCACGCGCCGTTCGACGGCACCGGCCTCGACACGGAGACACTGGCCGCCGAACCGCGCGTCGCCGTCCTCGCCGCGGACCACCCGCTCGCCGCCCGCGAGCGGCTGGAGCTGGCCGACCTCGGCCTCGACGCGGGCAGCGTGGAGCGGCACATCGACGAGGCCCGGCGCGGCCACGACGACCTGGCCCAGGTGCTCACGGCCGTCTCCCTCGGGAAGGTGGTCACCCTGCTGCCCGCCTCGGTGACCTCCCGCTACCCCCGCCCGGGCGTCGCCTACCGCCCGGTCCTGGACGCCCCGCCGGTCGTCCTCTCCCTCGCCTGGCCCCAGCAGTCACGCTCGACGGCGACGGCGGCTCTCGTCCGCGCGGCGGTGGAGGTCGCCGAAACCGCGCGCGACGGGGCGTGGGCGCACGGCCAAGGCTGGAATCCGGTCCGCCCGTGACGGTGCCCGGGCGGACCGACGGTCCCGCTCAGCCGGTGGCGTCCACCAGGGCCAGTTCGTGCAGCCGCTCCGGCGGGCCGGGGCGGGCGTAGTACCAGCCCTGGGCCGTGTCGCAGCCCAGTATGCGCAGTTGCTCGGCCTGGGCGCCGGTCTCCACGCCCTCCACGGTGACCGCGAGGTCCAGGCTGTGGGCCAGGGCGACGATCCCCTCGACGATCTTCAGGTCGACGGGGTCGGCCGGGAACTGCTGCATGCTCTGCGTGAACGAACGGTCCAGCTTGAGGACGCTCACCGGCAGCCGGCGCAGGTTGGCGAGGTTGGAGTAGCCGGTACCGAAGTCGTCCAGGGCGATGTCGACACCCATCTCGGCCAGTCGGCGCAGCGGCTTCAGCAGGTCGTCGTCCGCGCCGATCAGCGCCGACTCGGTGACCTCCAGGCACAGCGCGTCGGGCGCGACGCCGGTGCGCTCCAGGATCTCCACGGTGTCCTGGACCAGGCCGGGATGGGTGAGCTGGCAGGGCGAGAGGTTGACGTTGATGCGCAGCGGGCCCGCGGCGCCGCCCTCGCCGTACCGCTCCCGCCAGACGCGGGCCTGGCGTACGGACTGCTCCAGGACCCAGCGGCCCAGCGGCACGATCAGCCCCGTGTGCTCCGCGAGCGGGATGAACCGGTCCGGGCCGAGCACCCCGTGCTGCGGGTGCAGCCAGCGCACCAGCGCCTCGGCGCCGCGCACACTGCCGTCGCCGAGGTGGACCAGCGGCTGGTACTCGATGAAGAACTCGCCGCGCTCCAGCGCCGCGGGCAGCGCCGTGGTCAGCCCGTGCCGGGTGATGACGCGGGCGTCGGCCTCCGGGTCGGCCAGCTCGAAGCGGTTGCCGCCCGCCGACTTGGCCCGGTACATGGTGATGTCGGCGCTGCGCAGCACCTCGGCCGGGCTGCGCTCCCCCGCGGGGCCCTCGACGATGCCGATGCTGCCGCGCACGGTCAGTTCACGGCCGTCGACGCTGACCGGGGCGAGCAGCGCGTTCATGATGCGGCCGGCCAGCTCGTCGACCTCGTGCCGGGTGTCGGGCCCGGTGGTCAGCGCCACGAACTCGTCGCCGCCCAGCCGGGCGACCATCTCGCCGGGCGCGGTGGCGCAGGCCTGGAGGCGGTCGGCGACCTCCACGAGCAGCCGGTCGCCGGCCGCGTGGCCGAGGCTGTCGTTGACGGTCTTGAAGCCGTCGAGGTCGAGGTAGCACAGGCCGAAGCGCTGTCCTGGACCGGCGTTCAGGGCCTTCTCCAGGCGTTCGAAGAAGAAGCTGCGGTTGGGCAGCCCGGTGAGCGCGTCGTGCGTGGCCTCGTAGCGCAGCCGCAGGTTGAGCAGCCGCCGCTCGGTGGTGTCCTCCATCAGCGCCAGCTGGTACTGCGGGGTGCCGTCGGCGTCGCGCAGCAGGGAGACGGTGAGATTGGTCCACAGGACCGTCCCGTCGGGCCGGTAGAAGGCCTTCTCCACGTGGTAGTGCTCGCGCTCGCCGCGCACCAGCTCGTCGTAGAGCCGCCAGGTCTGCGGCGCGTCGTCGGGGTGCGTCCACTCGGTGGCCCGGCGACCGCCGAGCGTGGGGTCGGCGATGCCGAACATGCGCATCAACGCCTCGTTGACCTGGAGGACGTTGCCGTCCAGGTCGGCGATGCCGATGCCTATGGCGGCGCCCTCGAAGACCGCTCGGAAGCGGGCCTCGCTGGCGTGCAGGGCCTCGGCCACCACGCCCTGCGCCTTCAGGGCGGCCTGCGCGATGGCCTCCTGCTCGGCGAGGGTACGGACCCGCAGCGCCCCGGCGAACCCGGCCGCCATCGCGTGCTGGAGCCGCGCCGAACGGGCCCGCAGGTCCTCCGGGTCGCCGTCCTCGCCGCAGTAGAGCACCAGGTAGGCGTCGACGCAGTCCAGCGTCCGGGAGAGCGCCTCCGGGTCGGTGCAGTGCGCGTCGACGAGGGCGGCACCGACCGCCCTGGCCTCCTCCGCGTCGAAGCTCCGGGCGCGCAGCACGTCGCTCAGCCGGCGGGCCAGTGGCAGCAGTTCCGCCTCGAACTCGGGCCGGGTGGAGG from Streptomyces sp. CB09001 includes the following:
- a CDS encoding LysR substrate-binding domain-containing protein, whose translation is MQLQQLQYFVAVAETRHFTRAAEVVHVAQPSLSQQIKALERELGADLFLRARGNITLTDAGEALLPLARRILADADTARHEVLELAQLRRGRIRLGATPSLCTGLLPDVLRAFHDRYPGIQLLIEEGGSHDLVRELARGALDLALVVLPLPTASPALTTVELLREDLVVVSSPESPPPGGGRRAVRITDLEGERLVMFRHGYDLRELTVAACRSAGFEPDFAVEGGEMDAVLGFVRAGLGMAVVPRMVAARSGRGLRVTPLARPGLYRTIALAHRSDVAPPRAARELQRMLLER
- a CDS encoding NAD(P)H-binding protein; translation: MIVITTPTGGIGRQVLDNVLDGLAARNDGTALRVVARDPARLTARARERARVFQGSHADPEILGAACEGADQVFWLVPPAPGADSVEGHFRDFTLPLCEVVARQGVARVVAVSSLGRGVAKDAGPVSASLAMDDRIAATGVHYRALCPPFLMENLLGQAAALRDTGEFRMAYAADRVLRTCATADIAATAARLLLDDSWTGRADVPLVGPDDLTPEGMAKVLSDVLGRPVRVRETTPEAYRASALRFGASESGAQGLADMASAMDAQGFYGAVEPSTPDTAPTSFRRWCEEVLRPATLA
- the rmdA gene encoding cyclic Di-GMP phosphodiesterase RmdA, which produces MSAEPDGPEDRLRRFATIWSRAVFPVTSTSSTRPEFEAELLPLARRLSDVLRARSFDAEEARAVGAALVDAHCTDPEALSRTLDCVDAYLVLYCGEDGDPEDLRARSARLQHAMAAGFAGALRVRTLAEQEAIAQAALKAQGVVAEALHASEARFRAVFEGAAIGIGIADLDGNVLQVNEALMRMFGIADPTLGGRRATEWTHPDDAPQTWRLYDELVRGEREHYHVEKAFYRPDGTVLWTNLTVSLLRDADGTPQYQLALMEDTTERRLLNLRLRYEATHDALTGLPNRSFFFERLEKALNAGPGQRFGLCYLDLDGFKTVNDSLGHAAGDRLLVEVADRLQACATAPGEMVARLGGDEFVALTTGPDTRHEVDELAGRIMNALLAPVSVDGRELTVRGSIGIVEGPAGERSPAEVLRSADITMYRAKSAGGNRFELADPEADARVITRHGLTTALPAALERGEFFIEYQPLVHLGDGSVRGAEALVRWLHPQHGVLGPDRFIPLAEHTGLIVPLGRWVLEQSVRQARVWRERYGEGGAAGPLRINVNLSPCQLTHPGLVQDTVEILERTGVAPDALCLEVTESALIGADDDLLKPLRRLAEMGVDIALDDFGTGYSNLANLRRLPVSVLKLDRSFTQSMQQFPADPVDLKIVEGIVALAHSLDLAVTVEGVETGAQAEQLRILGCDTAQGWYYARPGPPERLHELALVDATG
- a CDS encoding LysR family transcriptional regulator, which translates into the protein MESRSLRYFVAVAEELNFARAAERLGISPPPLSRAIRRLETELGVTLFERTTHSVTRTPAGDVLLAEARVALDALEAAGRRARRAAEGPKLVLAVKADGDAGLLEPVLARYAREPGSVPVTVRLCGWQEQPRLLRAGEADVALVHAPFDGTGLDTETLAAEPRVAVLAADHPLAARERLELADLGLDAGSVERHIDEARRGHDDLAQVLTAVSLGKVVTLLPASVTSRYPRPGVAYRPVLDAPPVVLSLAWPQQSRSTATAALVRAAVEVAETARDGAWAHGQGWNPVRP